The following coding sequences lie in one Pseudorasbora parva isolate DD20220531a chromosome 18, ASM2467924v1, whole genome shotgun sequence genomic window:
- the LOC137047165 gene encoding leukocyte cell-derived chemotaxin-2-like has translation MNGGLTGVQRHVGFLMGFSLENDKKPTERKVQEEERKITQPDKRLTMIGNGREILTRVRRTKPRNDMDCTSIGGICQHNTYICQGRYLQDKCRGEISRQCCAPVAVWSTLCAGSHHNRVRACDSYGCGGFNSRSNGGIHKGIDIVCSDYGIINAPFSGNLGGPVGRAVRDSFQYDGVKLYNKVHCVKIFNLRPYGYFGSVVQGKAMGYLLPQQENFSGITSHLELQMCDGSDPSPFI, from the exons GGTTTCTCATGGGCTTTTCACTTGAAAATGATAAGAAACCAACAGAAAGGAAAGTTCAGGaggaggaaaggaaaatcacCCAACCTGATAAAAGACTGACCATGATTGGAAACGGCAGAGAGATCTTAACCCGAGTGAGAAGAACCAAGCCAAGAAATGACATGGACTGCACAAGCATTGGAGGCATCTGTCAGCATAATACCTACATTTGTCAGGGCAGATACCTACAGGATAAATGTAGGGGAGAGATATCACGCCAGTGTTGTGCACCAG TTGCAGTGTGGAGTACTCTGTGTGCTGGCAGTCATCACAACAGAGTGCGGGCTTGTGACAGCTATGGTTGTGGTGGCTTTAATTCCAGAAG TAATGGGGGTATCCACAAGGGAATTGATATTGTGTGCAGTGATTATGGCATCATCAACGCTCCTTTTTCTGGAAACCTCGGCGGTCCTGTTGGGAGAGCAGTGAGAGACTCTTTTCAATATGATGGTGTCAAACTCTATAACAAAG tgcactGTGTGAAGATCTTCAACCTCCGTCCATATGGTTACTTTGGCTCTGTCGTTCAGGGAAAGGCCATGGGTTACTTATTACCACAACAGGAGAATTTCTCTGGCATCACCTCACACCTGGAACTGCAGATGTGTGACGGCTCCGATCCCTCGCCCTTCATATGA